CCGAACCGACCTATAACGACTAACCGCTTTGTTATGTTTTCCCTCCCGAACTCATTGCCAGAAACATATTGGCTATCGCAACCTTAAACACCAACTCCTTCCTAATGTTCTCAAATCTAACACTTGAAACATACTCCCCAAACCACCTCTTGAAACTTGAGAAAAAGCCCTCTACCAGCCACCTCTTCCCGTAACCAACGGCTTCCTTCCACTTCTTCTTTCCTCTCCTTATAGCCCGGATTACCTTGTCCCTATAAGGATTACCTCTTATCTTAGCTCCCCTTCTAACCAGTACTGCTGGTTCTATCTCTTCTTTTCCTAAGTATCGAAAAAAATCATGGGTATCATACCCAGCATCTGCTATCACTTTCTCTACCTTCTTCCCCTTCTTCTCTGCCTTTCTCTTAGCTCCTTCTACAAGCTCTATAGCTTTCTTACAGTCAGGTGTCCTTTCATCTGTCACTTCAAGTTCTACTACCTGCTTACTTTGCAGGTCAAATGCCACGTGTATCTTTACCCATCCTCTCCTGGGTCTCTTTCCCCATTTCTTTCTCAGCCATTCTCCTCTATTAGTTACTTTCAGACCTGAGGAATCAAGAACTATTACGAAATCTTTAGGTAGTTCCTCTACTTTTGGTAG
The sequence above is drawn from the Desulfurobacteriaceae bacterium genome and encodes:
- a CDS encoding IS5 family transposase; this encodes MERDWKKYNRELVRRGEILIDPEAIAVTPNKQKKRGRPYTYPEQLIMLLLFLKFALRLPYRQTEGVARKTFGELGIKIPNFRTLHYRLTKGEFSLKELPKVEELPKDFVIVLDSSGLKVTNRGEWLRKKWGKRPRRGWVKIHVAFDLQSKQVVELEVTDERTPDCKKAIELVEGAKRKAEKKGKKVEKVIADAGYDTHDFFRYLGKEEIEPAVLVRRGAKIRGNPYRDKVIRAIRRGKKKWKEAVGYGKRWLVEGFFSSFKRWFGEYVSSVRFENIRKELVFKVAIANMFLAMSSGGKT